A stretch of DNA from Candidatus Methanoperedens sp.:
TGATAGAGTTAAAGGATTTTATTTAGAGCCAGCCCAAAAATTGAACGATTGTGAAAAATATGCATTTGCGACAGGCGTATTATGCGTATCAACCATCGACTTACTTGCCTGTATAACAATATCTTGTAATTCAAGGACGGTTGGGACGAGGTTTAAACAATGGGTAAAAGAACACATAACGGCGTTCGATAATTCGAATCCTAATAGTGAAATACTTGCTGATAAATTTTATAATGAGTTTCGCAATGGACTTGTGCACGAAGGACGAACCAAAAATGTTGGGCAATTTTCGTACGACTACAAAAAAGAATTAGTCCATATAGTGAAGGAAATGTATTTATTTAACTGGGATAAAATTCCTGGAAACGATAATGAGAAACTTTTAAATTTTATATACAAGTTTTATGGAATTAATTGTGAGAGGACGCCTACGATTGAAAAAATAGAAAGTGGTAATACTATAAGGGTTTCTACAGAAAATAACCGTATTTCGATAAAACATGACAATGGAAACAATAAGGCAATCCTAACAATCAATGAGCTATTTACTGAAACACTCAGCATAAAGGCCGAAAGCGGTAATTTAAACATCTACAAAATAATGATTTTAGTTAATCCAAACTTTCTTCTAAAAGAAGTAAACATTGCCTTTGAGAGATATATAAGGAAGGTTAAAAGTGATAATTCTGAATTTTCTAAACTTAAAAAATATTTGGAAAGATTTAAAGGAGAAATCGAATATGCGAATAGCTGTTAAGGCTAAAAAATATAATAAGCCGCAGATAAACGCAGATGAACGCAGATTTATTTATCGGTTACATTTGCGCTTAATTGATTATATTACATTGCAAAAGGCGAAAAGCATAGCAGCGATGTTTTTTGAGACCTTTCTGGCCAGGTCAGGAAAAATTCCAAAATCACAATATAGAACACGGATGACGCGAATCGGATGGATTTTCACGGATCTGTGCGCATTCGCGTCATCCGTGCAATCCGTGTTCCATCTCAATCCATCTGCGTTTATCTGCGTTCATCTGCGGTTAATACTTTTAATACAAGAAAAAATATTTATATTTTTCTATAAGTTAAAGAATAAAGCTGATATTATTATTAATCATAAAAGTGGAATAAATGATAGACACCTCATTCTTTAAAGAACTTGACCGCTTCTCATTCATGGTGCGTAAACGCGTATCCACTGCATACAGTGGAAGCAGGCGCTCTATACTCAAAGGCAGGGGAATGGAGCCTGTAAGCTACCGTGAATACACGCAGGGAGACGATTTCAAGACCATAGACTGGAAAGTTTACGGGCGAACTGAAAAACTTTATGTAAAGGAATTCGAGGAAGAAAAAAGCTTAACCACACATATACTGCTTGATACCAGCAAGAGTATGGATTTTCGCAATAAATTCGAATATGCAGCGATGATGGCGCTTGGATTTGCATATCTTGTAACCAAGGATAATGAGAAATTCGCGGTTGCAACGTTTGCTGAAGAGATAAATATCACAAAACCCAAACGGGGCAGAAAATATCTTTCACTTACAATTGATCTTCTTAACAGCATCCAGCTTCTTGGAAAAACACGTTTTGATTATTGCATGGAAAAATATGCAAGCGTTATAAGATCAAGGTCACTCGTCTTTATAATTTCTGATTTTATGACGGATATAGAAGCTATCAAGAATTCCATATTCAGGCTCGGTGATAATGAACTTGTGCTTATACAGGTGCTTGACCCTCTTGAGAGAAGTCTTGACCTTGGCGGAGAAGCAAAATTGATCGACCTTGAGACAGATGCAAAAATGGATATATACACAAGCCCCAGGCTTCGTGCCGAGTACCAGCAGAGATTAAATGACCATATTGCAAAGATCAGGGAAACCTGTATAACGGTAGGGGCTGATTTTCATATTGTGACTGCTGATAAGCCGATCTTCGATTCAATATTTGAAGTTGTGAACTCCAGGGAAGCGGGGAAAATATAGAGGGATGTAATGGCATTTTTAGATTCATTCTACGCAAATCCGATGCAATTTGCCAACGAAACCGGACTGTACGCTCTTTTATCAATTATTCCGCTTATTATAATTTATCTTCTCAGGCCAAGAGCAAAAAAAATAAAGATCCCTTCTGTCATGTTCCTCCTTGACATTGAAAAGAAAAAACGCCTCAATATTTTCAGGAAATTCCTGAAAGATCCGCTCTTTCTTATCCAGCTCCTTGCACTTATTATAATGTCACTTTCAGTTGCCGCCCCTTTCATTATGGCGACAGAAGAAGCAGGCGGAGGTTCAACCGTCATTGTCCTTGATGGCTCAGGAAGTATGCAGGCAGACGGAAAATTCACAAAAGCAGTGGCTGAAGCAAATAAATTCTTAAGCGCCAAAAATACCATCTTTCTTGCCCAGAGTGTTCCCTTAATGGTAATGAAAGAAGCTCCTGCAAGCAGTGCTACGGATGCTCTGTCAAAACTCAAGGCAAAAGCCACAGGCGTTGACCTGTCAAGTGCTATCCTCCAGGGGCGAAGGATGCTTCCTGAGGGCGGAAGGATCGTTGTAATATCGGATTTCATAAACTGGGACGGTGACAGTCCCGCAATAGCAAAGAAAGTCGCAGAAGCAAGCGGCATCAGGGTTGATTTTATCACCGTAAGCGGAAGGACTGATAATATAGGTATCGTTAATGGCTGGTTTGAATCGGGAGGGGATTACAAAGTAGTTATTAAGAACTTCAATAACGATGCACGGGATGTAAATATCGATGTTACGATAAATGATAAGAACGCAGTTAAGGATACGATCAATGTCAAAGGCATGTCAAGCGAATATTTCAGCATCAGCGACATCTCCCTTAATCCGGGAATTACGAAGATATCAATAGATTCCAATGACGCTCTTCCTGTTGACAACAACGCCTTCGTTTATATACCGCCATCAATGCAGCGTGATGTCCTTTATATTACGGATAATCCAAAATCGCCCTCTATTGTTGCTCTCGGTCTTATTCCCAATACAAAAGTCACAAAAGCAGGCCCGGAAAGCATACCTTCAATGTCGGGTAACATCGTTGTAGTAAGCGCCCCCCTCCCCCAGGATGCGGTTAAAAAACTTGAAGAGTACGTCAGCAGCGGAGGGACGGCTGTAATAATTGCATCTCCGGGTCTTACGAATATGTCTCTCCTGCCAGTTGAACCGGGAGCACCCGGGAATAAGACATCGCTGAATATCGTCCGCCGGACAACCATAACAGATGGTATTGATATTGAGAAAACAGACGTCAGCAGATATTTCAAGGCACGTCTGAAAGAAAATGCAGTAGGTCTTGTTGAAAGCGGGGATAAAGAAAAATCAGCTATTCTTGCATACTGGAGATTCGGGAAAGGAACAGTTATCTATTCCGGCCTTGCCGATCCCCGGGGAAATAATATTTATGATCCGCTTAATGAACAGGTCTGGAATGACCTGCATACACTTCCCGATTATCCGCTTTTCTGGAAACAAATGCTTGAATGGATAAAGGGAAGCCTTGATGTGACTGAATATAATGCAATAACGGGGATGTTAATAAAATTCCCGGCATCTGTAAAAGTGGATACACCCACAGATAAGGTGACAACAGATACGTTGCTGCTTGATGAGGTCGGTATTTATGACATACCTGGAAAGAGCGTGGCTGTGAACATGTATAATGAACGGGAATCAAACCTTATCAGCAGCGGGCTTGCTGCCGAGGAATCAAATGTTTCAACTTCACAACATATCGCTTACTCACCTGAAACTATCCGAAAACAAAAGGATCTTGATATTTATTTCATAATGGCTGCCATGTTCCTTATACTTCTTGAATTGTATTACCTGCGCTGGAGAGGTGAATTGTAATGGCTTTCACGATACCCCAGTTTGAGAACCCTTATATCCTTTTACTTATCAGCCCCCTGATCCTTGCAGGGTTGTATTATATACGCAAAGGTGTTTCGAAGTGGATCATATTTTCACGCGTCATCATCCTGAGCCTTTTGGTTATTGCCCTTGCCTCGCCTTATTCGTTAGGCATAACTACGGTGCGTGACGATACACCAAGAATAACTGTGATTTCGGATAATACATTCAGCATGGACCTTTTCAATAAAGATGCCGGGAAAAAGATATTTGATGCGCTACAGCCCAGGACACCCACGAAATTCAGGGAATTCGCAGGTATCAAATCACCAATAGGCGATGAGGTGATAGGAGCCTCAGAAAACAATAATCTATTACTTGTAACAGATGGGAACGCCAATTACGGAAAAGACCTTTTCGATGCCATCTCACTTGTTTCCCAGGCAGGGACAAAAGTGTTTGCTGTGAAACAAAAACCAATCCATAATGATGCAAGTGTCGAGATTGTAAGCGCCAAGAATATCATTATCGGGAATGAAAATGTGTTTAATGTTGTTGTAAGGCAGGCAGGAACCTATATCGTTTACAGGCTTGATGTGGAGATAGATGGAAAATCAGTAATGAGCGAAACATTTTCGCAGACTGAACGGGAAAAAGTAATTCCTGTCACAGGTGCATTTAAAAATCTTGGTTCGCACAAAATGAAAGCAACCATTACGCCCAGCGGGGAAGACAGGTTCCAGTTAAACAATGTATTCTATAAATCCATATTCGTTGTGCCAAAACCAAAGTTACTTGCAGTAACGGGCGATACGGGATCGCCTCTTTATACAATTACGAATAGCCTATATGATGTTACTACCGTGAGCTCCCTGCCACCGGATCTTTCACCATATAAAACCGTGATAGTAGATAATAAGGGAGCGAATGAGTTACCTGCCGAAAACTTGCGGAATTATGTGGGAAATGGCGGCGGGCTTGTGGTTGTTGGCGGAGAATTATCATATGATCGTGGGGCTTACAATAATTCGCCGGTTGAAGCGATACTACCTATAATATCAAGGGCCGGGGAATTCAAAGGCGGAAGAAATGTTATTATCTTAATTGATTCATCGGGAAGCACTGGAATAGGGTCACCTTCGCCCATCAGTCTTATCGATGCTAATGCCATAAGCATCATCCGGGGCATTGGACAGGACAGTCGTGTCGGTGTGGTGGCATTCAGCGGTATAACAAAACAGACTAATATATTATCGATGAGTTCAGAAGCGAATAAAGCAGAACTTGAGAGTTTCGTAAGTGAGATAGGACCCGGAACAAGGGGAGGGGAGAACCCTACCGACCTTGATAAAGGACTCCGCGCTTCTGACGAATTATTGAATTCGGTGACCGGTACAAAAGAGATAATAGTCATATCTGATGGATTAATAGATCCTAAAGGTCTTACCCAGACCAAAAATACAGTATTAGATTTAGTAGCTAAAGAAACAAAAATACAATTCATTCAAATTCTCTTACCCACAAATGCAAAGATACCTAACGATAACTATGATATACTGGCAAAAGCAGCCAGCACTGATGTAATACTTTTGTATCCCGATGAACGGGCAAGCACCTTAATAGGGGAAGGCCCGTCCTCCACTCCGGCACCTGCCCAAACTCCCTCCGTAACTTACGAATATCCCCTCACGATAGTAGACGCCAACCATTTCATAACAAAATACATCAATATTTCAGCCTCGATAACAGGATATAACGACGTAATTCCAAAACTGGGCACAGACCGCCTCGTAGCAACCTCGCGCGGGAAGCCTATCCTTACAACGTGGGGCTTTGGTCTTGGCCGGGTTGTTTCCTTCACAACAGATAACGGTAATCCATCCGGTGACCCATCCAGACCCTGGGCAAGCGAGATTTATAGCGGCGAGAACTCGCGCCTTATTTCATCAATGATAAACTGGGCGATCGGGGACCCGCGCCCGAAAGAAGGAGATGTGATTCAGGCAGAGGATATCTGGGCCGGAACAGCAGGCAGGGTCATTGTCACATCAAACAAGCAACCTCCGGTCGTGCAACTTGACGGCGCGCCTCTTGATCTTTCAAGGACAGGGCCTACCACATACGAAACAACGATCAATCTTGAGACAGGGGATTTCCATGATATTTCAGGATATGGGATTGCTGTGAATTATCCCCTGGAATACAGGGAGATCGGGTTCAATGATAAACTGAATGACGTCATTGCATCAAACGGCGGACGTGTGTATAATGAAGATGAGGTCCAGGGGCTTATGTTCCTGGATATCAAGGAAAAAGCTGTGCGGACTGTGAATGAGCCAAAGAGTGAAAAAAAACCATATCTTCTTGCTGCGCTTGTGTTATTCCTGGCAGAAGTTGTGATCAGGAGGCTGAAAGATTACAGGAAAGACAGGCCTGTGATAGAGGAGAATCCACCGAGAGTGGCGTCTGTGGCTGAAGAAGTTGTGCAATAGGATTATTCTTTGTAAAATTTCGAATCAACGATTGCACCTGCAATATCTTATTACCCATAAAGTAATGCATAAATACTATTAAATCACTATATAATTATATGGCTGAAACAACATTGACACTTAAATTCAGAGGGATAGAAGCATCTCTGCTTAACCAGATGGTTGACATCGGTTTGTTCAATACAAAATCCGAAGCCATACGTGCTGCTCTGATCAAATATGCTATGGATCTAAACCTTCTTGACCGAAAAGCGATCTGGCGTGAGATACAGGCACATAAAAAGAGAAATATCAGTCCGGAACAGCTGGCGGCTGACATAAAGAGCATCCGGGATGAAATATAGGGTTTTTTTAGATACTAATGTTTTCATCTATGCCTATGAGTTTCAGGAATCAAACTCGGCAGAAATTATAGAACTCCTGAACGATGAGAAAATAGAAGCAGTGATATCGGAGCGGGTGTTGAAAGAAGTATATAATTACTTCAGAAAATTTCACAACAAAAACCTTGCAGATACCTTTAGAAGATATCTTATTGAAACCTGCACAATGATACTTGCAAGAGATGTTAAGGATTCTATGGACCTCTATCGAGGACAAATAAAGGAAAAAGACCTTGAGCAGTTGGCTGTAGTGAAAAAATATGGAATCAAATATCTGATAGCTCTTGATCGAGATTTTAACAAATTTGAAGAATATAGAACACCACATGAGTTCATAGGGCTGATTTGCGAACAAGGGAAAGAAAGTGAGTTTTGAGAGATTTTTTAAAAAATTTATATGAAGGTTTAATATGTTTTCATCGGATAGCTATCGCAGGTGTTGTGAATGAGGCTATTGCTATCGAAGTTATTGGTCGTTATCTCCTGATAGTCTTCAAGTGGCCGTTATCTCCTGATGACCTTGAGATTTTCTTCCCCTGTCAAATCTCGAATCCATAATCACCTATTTTTACTCCCAGAATATCCATAAAATCTTTAATTTTAAATTTAGAAAGATATGCAGAGAATATCTCATATAAATATGCTGCATCCTCAATATCCTTATCGCTTCCCAGATATAGTTTAAAAGCAATTTGAAGTTCAATTGGTGATATATTGATACCATACCTGTCCAATTGAGCTACCTTATGTTCCTTCAGGGAAATCCTATCAAGCTGGCTCTTGATGAACTTGATCTCTATGTTCGGGATAACATTATCTTTTACAGCGTATTGAAACATATCCGCTGACAACGACATAATCCATGTATTTTTTCAGGATATTAATAAAATCTACTACAAAGATATCTAATTTTGAGACAACTTTGTTTTTTAAATATATATTTTCCCCTTTAATTTCAATATCCATATTAATAGAACAAATTATTTTACACTATATTAAATATATAGTCTGGCTCATAATGAATGAAGTTTTACTTAGAAGGGTTTTTATTTCTCTAAACTATCAAGTATACTCTAATCCGGAAAATTCAAAGGTGATATTCATTGTTTATTGACCACATCCATGCAAGGGAAATCTTAGATTCACGGGGAAATCCCACGGTAGAGGTTGACGTTTTTACAGAAAGCGGATTCGGGCGCGCAAGCGTTCCTTCCGGCGCATCGACAGGAACGAACGAAGCTCTTGAATT
This window harbors:
- a CDS encoding putative toxin-antitoxin system toxin component, PIN family, which translates into the protein MKYRVFLDTNVFIYAYEFQESNSAEIIELLNDEKIEAVISERVLKEVYNYFRKFHNKNLADTFRRYLIETCTMILARDVKDSMDLYRGQIKEKDLEQLAVVKKYGIKYLIALDRDFNKFEEYRTPHEFIGLICEQGKESEF
- a CDS encoding DUF58 domain-containing protein, with the translated sequence MIDTSFFKELDRFSFMVRKRVSTAYSGSRRSILKGRGMEPVSYREYTQGDDFKTIDWKVYGRTEKLYVKEFEEEKSLTTHILLDTSKSMDFRNKFEYAAMMALGFAYLVTKDNEKFAVATFAEEINITKPKRGRKYLSLTIDLLNSIQLLGKTRFDYCMEKYASVIRSRSLVFIISDFMTDIEAIKNSIFRLGDNELVLIQVLDPLERSLDLGGEAKLIDLETDAKMDIYTSPRLRAEYQQRLNDHIAKIRETCITVGADFHIVTADKPIFDSIFEVVNSREAGKI
- a CDS encoding VWA domain-containing protein is translated as MAFTIPQFENPYILLLISPLILAGLYYIRKGVSKWIIFSRVIILSLLVIALASPYSLGITTVRDDTPRITVISDNTFSMDLFNKDAGKKIFDALQPRTPTKFREFAGIKSPIGDEVIGASENNNLLLVTDGNANYGKDLFDAISLVSQAGTKVFAVKQKPIHNDASVEIVSAKNIIIGNENVFNVVVRQAGTYIVYRLDVEIDGKSVMSETFSQTEREKVIPVTGAFKNLGSHKMKATITPSGEDRFQLNNVFYKSIFVVPKPKLLAVTGDTGSPLYTITNSLYDVTTVSSLPPDLSPYKTVIVDNKGANELPAENLRNYVGNGGGLVVVGGELSYDRGAYNNSPVEAILPIISRAGEFKGGRNVIILIDSSGSTGIGSPSPISLIDANAISIIRGIGQDSRVGVVAFSGITKQTNILSMSSEANKAELESFVSEIGPGTRGGENPTDLDKGLRASDELLNSVTGTKEIIVISDGLIDPKGLTQTKNTVLDLVAKETKIQFIQILLPTNAKIPNDNYDILAKAASTDVILLYPDERASTLIGEGPSSTPAPAQTPSVTYEYPLTIVDANHFITKYINISASITGYNDVIPKLGTDRLVATSRGKPILTTWGFGLGRVVSFTTDNGNPSGDPSRPWASEIYSGENSRLISSMINWAIGDPRPKEGDVIQAEDIWAGTAGRVIVTSNKQPPVVQLDGAPLDLSRTGPTTYETTINLETGDFHDISGYGIAVNYPLEYREIGFNDKLNDVIASNGGRVYNEDEVQGLMFLDIKEKAVRTVNEPKSEKKPYLLAALVLFLAEVVIRRLKDYRKDRPVIEENPPRVASVAEEVVQ